One Ranitomeya imitator isolate aRanImi1 chromosome 1, aRanImi1.pri, whole genome shotgun sequence DNA window includes the following coding sequences:
- the LOC138676636 gene encoding perilipin-2-like isoform X1, whose amino-acid sequence MAEMEQQQQNVVVRLINLPLVSSTYDMVFSTYVTTKDHHPYLKSVCDVAEKSVRSITSVAITGAMPILQKLEPQIALANTVACVGLDKIEEKLPILYQPPEKVVANASEAVVGARDAVVHSITGVVDKTKGAVQDGVEMTRAVVNGSINTVLGSRVVKIMSNRVDSALTRSESLLEHYLPPTDEELAKEATETEGFEISKDEPGYYVRLGSLSTKARKRSYQQALTRIKDAKCRSQEAIAQLQNTADLIEYARKNMNGANQKIHDVQEKIYTKWVEWTRATGTDAGGDTEGAEQIETRTLTIARNLTHHLQTTCLSLVSSVQGLPQNIQNKVHGVGALAADVYQNFHSASSFREMSDSLLTTTKEKITKIKNSMDDVMDYFMNNTPLNWLVPDFSINDFASETDDNLDVVEEEMQDFSQANGRVINQE is encoded by the exons ATGGCTGAGATGGAGCAGCAGCAACAG AATGTTGTGGTAAGGCTGATAAACCTCCCACTGGTGAGCTCTACATATGACATGGTGTTCTCTACCTACGTGACCACTAAAGACCACCATCCCTACCTGAAGTCTGTATGTGACGTTGCAGAGAAAAGTGTGAGGAGTATCACATCTGTGGCCATCACTGGTGCCATGCCAATCCTGCAGAAACTTGAGCCTCAAA TTGCTTTGGCAAACACTGTGGCCTGTGTTGGACTGGACAAGATTGAGGAGAAGTTGCCTATTCTGTATCAGCCTCCGGAAAAG GTTGTGGCTAATGCCTCAGAAGCTGTTGTTGGTGCCAGAGATGCTGTAGTCCATAGTATCACAGGAGTAGTGGATAAAACTAAGGGCGCTGTGCAGGATGGTGTGGAGATGACCAGGGCTGTTGTAAATGGCAGCATTAATACTGTTCTGGGAAGCCGTGTCGTGAAGATCATGAGCAACCGTGTGGATTCTGCACTAACAAGGTCCGAATCCCTTCTGGAACACTACCTGCCACCAACAGATGAGGAGTTGG CTAAGGAAGCCACTGAAACAGAAGGATTTGAAATCTCCAAAGATGAGCCTGGTTACTACGTGCGCCTGGGATCCCTCTCCACGAAGGCCCGCAAGCGTTCTTATCAACAGGCTTTGACCAGGATCAAGGATGCAAAATGCAGGAGTCAGGAGGCCATTGCTCAGCTCCAGAACACTGCTGATCTG atTGAATATGCAAGAAAAAACATGAATGGTGCTAATCAGAAGATTCATGATGTACAGGAGAAGATATATACCAAGTGGGTGGAGTGGACAAGAGCCACAGGAACAGATGCTGGTGGGGATACTGAGGGTGCAGAG CAAATTGAAACCCGCACCCTGACTATTGCCCGAAATCTCACTCATCACCTGCAGACTACATGCTTGTCTCTGGTCTCCAGCGTTCAAGGTCTTCCACAGAACATTCAGAACAAGGTTCATGGTGTTGGTGCCTTGGCTGCAGATGTCTACCAAAACTTCCACTCTGCCTCATCCTTCAGAGAAATGTCTGACAGCCTCTTAACCACCACAAAGGAGAAGATCACAAAAATAAAGAATAGTATGGATGATGTGATGGACTACTTCATGAACAATACTCCGCTAAATTGGCTG
- the LOC138676636 gene encoding perilipin-2-like isoform X3, whose product MAEMEQQQQNVVVRLINLPLVSSTYDMVFSTYVTTKDHHPYLKSVCDVAEKSVRSITSVAITGAMPILQKLEPQIALANTVACVGLDKIEEKLPILYQPPEKVVANASEAVVGARDAVVHSITGVVDKTKGAVQDGVEMTRAVVNGSINTVLGSRVVKIMSNRVDSALTRSESLLEHYLPPTDEELAKEATETEGFEISKDEPGYYVRLGSLSTKARKRSYQQALTRIKDAKCRSQEAIAQLQNTADLIEYARKNMNGANQKIHDVQEKIYTKWVEWTRATGTDAGGDTEGAEQIETRTLTIARNLTHHLQTTCLSLVSSVQGLPQNIQNKVHGVGALAADVYQNFHSASSFREMSDSLLTTTKEKITKIKNSMDDVMDYFMNNTPLNWLGPHLN is encoded by the exons ATGGCTGAGATGGAGCAGCAGCAACAG AATGTTGTGGTAAGGCTGATAAACCTCCCACTGGTGAGCTCTACATATGACATGGTGTTCTCTACCTACGTGACCACTAAAGACCACCATCCCTACCTGAAGTCTGTATGTGACGTTGCAGAGAAAAGTGTGAGGAGTATCACATCTGTGGCCATCACTGGTGCCATGCCAATCCTGCAGAAACTTGAGCCTCAAA TTGCTTTGGCAAACACTGTGGCCTGTGTTGGACTGGACAAGATTGAGGAGAAGTTGCCTATTCTGTATCAGCCTCCGGAAAAG GTTGTGGCTAATGCCTCAGAAGCTGTTGTTGGTGCCAGAGATGCTGTAGTCCATAGTATCACAGGAGTAGTGGATAAAACTAAGGGCGCTGTGCAGGATGGTGTGGAGATGACCAGGGCTGTTGTAAATGGCAGCATTAATACTGTTCTGGGAAGCCGTGTCGTGAAGATCATGAGCAACCGTGTGGATTCTGCACTAACAAGGTCCGAATCCCTTCTGGAACACTACCTGCCACCAACAGATGAGGAGTTGG CTAAGGAAGCCACTGAAACAGAAGGATTTGAAATCTCCAAAGATGAGCCTGGTTACTACGTGCGCCTGGGATCCCTCTCCACGAAGGCCCGCAAGCGTTCTTATCAACAGGCTTTGACCAGGATCAAGGATGCAAAATGCAGGAGTCAGGAGGCCATTGCTCAGCTCCAGAACACTGCTGATCTG atTGAATATGCAAGAAAAAACATGAATGGTGCTAATCAGAAGATTCATGATGTACAGGAGAAGATATATACCAAGTGGGTGGAGTGGACAAGAGCCACAGGAACAGATGCTGGTGGGGATACTGAGGGTGCAGAG CAAATTGAAACCCGCACCCTGACTATTGCCCGAAATCTCACTCATCACCTGCAGACTACATGCTTGTCTCTGGTCTCCAGCGTTCAAGGTCTTCCACAGAACATTCAGAACAAGGTTCATGGTGTTGGTGCCTTGGCTGCAGATGTCTACCAAAACTTCCACTCTGCCTCATCCTTCAGAGAAATGTCTGACAGCCTCTTAACCACCACAAAGGAGAAGATCACAAAAATAAAGAATAGTATGGATGATGTGATGGACTACTTCATGAACAATACTCCGCTAAATTGGCTG ggaccacatctcaattga
- the LOC138676636 gene encoding perilipin-2-like isoform X2, whose protein sequence is MAEMEQQQQNVVVRLINLPLVSSTYDMVFSTYVTTKDHHPYLKSVCDVAEKSVRSITSVAITGAMPILQKLEPQIALANTVACVGLDKIEEKLPILYQPPEKVVANASEAVVGARDAVVHSITGVVDKTKGAVQDGVEMTRAVVNGSINTVLGSRVVKIMSNRVDSALTRSESLLEHYLPPTDEELAKEATETEGFEISKDEPGYYVRLGSLSTKARKRSYQQALTRIKDAKCRSQEAIAQLQNTADLIEYARKNMNGANQKIHDVQEKIYTKWVEWTRATGTDAGGDTEGAEQIETRTLTIARNLTHHLQTTCLSLVSSVQGLPQNIQNKVHGVGALAADVYQNFHSASSFREMSDSLLTTTKEKITKIKNSMDDVMDYFMNNTPLNWLVGPFYPKLAISQHGEQELDGGDSVKEE, encoded by the exons ATGGCTGAGATGGAGCAGCAGCAACAG AATGTTGTGGTAAGGCTGATAAACCTCCCACTGGTGAGCTCTACATATGACATGGTGTTCTCTACCTACGTGACCACTAAAGACCACCATCCCTACCTGAAGTCTGTATGTGACGTTGCAGAGAAAAGTGTGAGGAGTATCACATCTGTGGCCATCACTGGTGCCATGCCAATCCTGCAGAAACTTGAGCCTCAAA TTGCTTTGGCAAACACTGTGGCCTGTGTTGGACTGGACAAGATTGAGGAGAAGTTGCCTATTCTGTATCAGCCTCCGGAAAAG GTTGTGGCTAATGCCTCAGAAGCTGTTGTTGGTGCCAGAGATGCTGTAGTCCATAGTATCACAGGAGTAGTGGATAAAACTAAGGGCGCTGTGCAGGATGGTGTGGAGATGACCAGGGCTGTTGTAAATGGCAGCATTAATACTGTTCTGGGAAGCCGTGTCGTGAAGATCATGAGCAACCGTGTGGATTCTGCACTAACAAGGTCCGAATCCCTTCTGGAACACTACCTGCCACCAACAGATGAGGAGTTGG CTAAGGAAGCCACTGAAACAGAAGGATTTGAAATCTCCAAAGATGAGCCTGGTTACTACGTGCGCCTGGGATCCCTCTCCACGAAGGCCCGCAAGCGTTCTTATCAACAGGCTTTGACCAGGATCAAGGATGCAAAATGCAGGAGTCAGGAGGCCATTGCTCAGCTCCAGAACACTGCTGATCTG atTGAATATGCAAGAAAAAACATGAATGGTGCTAATCAGAAGATTCATGATGTACAGGAGAAGATATATACCAAGTGGGTGGAGTGGACAAGAGCCACAGGAACAGATGCTGGTGGGGATACTGAGGGTGCAGAG CAAATTGAAACCCGCACCCTGACTATTGCCCGAAATCTCACTCATCACCTGCAGACTACATGCTTGTCTCTGGTCTCCAGCGTTCAAGGTCTTCCACAGAACATTCAGAACAAGGTTCATGGTGTTGGTGCCTTGGCTGCAGATGTCTACCAAAACTTCCACTCTGCCTCATCCTTCAGAGAAATGTCTGACAGCCTCTTAACCACCACAAAGGAGAAGATCACAAAAATAAAGAATAGTATGGATGATGTGATGGACTACTTCATGAACAATACTCCGCTAAATTGGCTGGTAGGTCCTTTTTATCCAAAACTGGCTATAAGCCAGCATGGGGAGCAAGAACTTGATGGGGGAGACTCGGTCAAAGAGGAGTAA